The Amycolatopsis viridis genome window below encodes:
- a CDS encoding adenylate/guanylate cyclase domain-containing protein has translation MTDEAPGDRRSRLGQALREVDRHESLLRTARFVRRLAPGDSEMGDPLSTAGRLPSHRLARALAGTAEPSVLRELGLTAVQVWQAFTASRRATETAGITILFTDLVGFSTWALDAGDDAALRLLREVGRVCEPEITRRGGRIVKRLGDGLMAVFADPAAGVEAAVAACARVAELEISGHRPSLRAGLHAGTPRKLGHDYLGVDVNVAARVADAASGGQVLISGPVREALDPQRFPVRRKRWFRAKGTPRDLEIFAVETA, from the coding sequence GTGACCGACGAGGCCCCCGGCGACCGCCGCAGCAGGCTCGGCCAGGCGCTGCGCGAGGTTGACCGGCACGAGAGCCTGCTGCGCACGGCGCGGTTCGTGCGGCGGCTCGCTCCCGGCGACAGCGAGATGGGCGATCCGCTGTCGACCGCGGGCCGGCTGCCGTCGCACCGGCTGGCCCGCGCTCTGGCCGGCACCGCGGAGCCGAGTGTGCTCCGCGAACTCGGCCTGACCGCGGTGCAGGTGTGGCAGGCGTTCACCGCGTCGCGGCGCGCCACCGAGACCGCCGGGATCACCATCCTGTTCACCGATCTGGTCGGGTTTTCCACGTGGGCGCTGGACGCCGGGGACGACGCGGCGCTGCGGCTGCTGCGTGAGGTCGGCCGCGTCTGCGAGCCGGAGATCACCCGCCGCGGCGGACGGATCGTCAAACGCCTGGGCGACGGGCTGATGGCGGTGTTCGCGGATCCCGCTGCCGGTGTCGAGGCCGCGGTGGCGGCGTGTGCGCGGGTGGCGGAGCTGGAGATCTCCGGCCACCGGCCGAGCCTGCGGGCCGGTCTGCACGCCGGCACCCCGCGCAAATTGGGCCACGACTACCTGGGTGTGGACGTCAACGTGGCGGCGCGGGTGGCCGACGCCGCGTCCGGCGGCCAAGTGCTGATCTCCGGCCCGGTGCGCGAGGCGCTGGACCCGCAGCGGTTCCCGGTGCGCCGCAAACGCTGGTTCCGCGCCAAGGGCACGCCGCGCGACTTGGAGATCTTCGCCGTGGAGACGGCGTAA
- the metH gene encoding methionine synthase: MDGRALVDTIAALREILDRRVAVLDGAWGTTLQGAGLTPADYRGDLITDHPHDVTGDPDLLNLTRPDLILDVHRRYLAAGADITTTNTFTATSIGQADYGLGHLVREMNVRGARLARQAADEAGGKFVAGSIGPLNVTLSLSPEVDDPAYRAVTFDKVRDAYAEQIAALAEGGVDLLLIETIFDTLNAKAAIAAAREVAPHLPLWISVTIVDLSGRTLSGQTVEAFWSAVEHADPLVVGVNCSLGAEEMRPHVGQLAKLAGTYVACHPNAGLPNAFGGYDQTPAETARLLGELAGTGLVNIVGGCCGTGPEHIAEIAEAVAGAAPRVVPPPRAHTRFSGLEPFDLGADTGFVMIGERTNVTGSAKFRRLVESGDYQAAVDVALDQVRGGANLLDVNMDADLLDSERAMTTFLNLIATEPEVARIPIMIDSSRWSVLEAGLKCVQGKGVVNSISLKEGEEQFLQQARRIRDYGAGVVVMAFDEQGQADTCARKVEICGRAYDLLTRVAGFPPEDIIFDPNVLAVATGIAEHNGYAKAFIDALPLIKQRCPGARTSGGISNLSFSFRGNDVVREAMHSAFLFHAVRAGLDMGIVNAGQLTVYEDIPAELLELVEDVLFDRHPDATDRLVSYAETVRGQGRKRVVDLSWREAPVAERLRHALVHGIVDHIEDDTEEARQSFARPLEVIEGPLMDGMKTVGDLFGAGKMFLPQVVKSARVMKRSVAYLEPFMAAEKEQLRAAGQVQAERGQGRIVLATVKGDVHDIGKNIVGVVLGCNNYEVIDLGVMVPAAKILDTAVAENADAIGLSGLITPSLDEMVTVAAEMQRRGLKIPLLIGGATTSRQHTAVRIAPAYDHTTVHVLDASRVVGVVSDLLDPDRATALDQANRAEQERLREQHAGKQRRPMLTLEQARANPERVSFDELPVPSFTGVRTVEPGLPALRDMIDWQFLFLAWELKGKYPAILEQPVARELFDDANALLDQIITDGSLTARGAYGFWPAHREGDDIVLERGVRFPMLRQQTSKPQGRANRCLADYIAPAGDHLGGFAVTVHGAEELARHYESRHDDYRAIMVKALADRLAESFAEYLHLQARREWFEPDAQPSLADLHAERFRGIRPALGYPASPDHSQKRELFDLLGAARLGLGLTESFAMTPAASVSGLIFAHPASRYFTVGRLGRDQVRDYAARRGVPQAEIEKWLRPNLDYDPAD; the protein is encoded by the coding sequence ATGGATGGGAGGGCGCTGGTGGACACGATCGCGGCACTGCGAGAAATCCTGGACCGGCGGGTGGCCGTGCTGGACGGCGCCTGGGGCACGACGCTGCAGGGGGCGGGCCTGACCCCGGCCGACTACCGCGGCGATCTGATCACCGACCACCCGCACGACGTCACCGGCGACCCGGACCTGCTCAACCTCACGCGGCCCGACCTGATCCTCGACGTGCACCGGCGCTACCTCGCCGCGGGCGCGGACATCACCACCACCAACACGTTCACGGCCACGAGCATCGGCCAGGCCGACTACGGGCTGGGCCACCTGGTCCGCGAGATGAACGTGCGCGGCGCCCGGCTGGCGCGCCAGGCCGCCGACGAGGCCGGCGGGAAGTTCGTCGCGGGATCGATCGGCCCGCTCAACGTCACCCTGTCCCTGTCGCCGGAGGTCGACGACCCCGCCTACCGGGCGGTGACCTTCGACAAGGTGCGCGACGCCTACGCCGAGCAGATCGCCGCGCTCGCCGAGGGCGGCGTCGACCTGCTGCTGATCGAGACGATCTTCGACACGCTCAACGCCAAGGCCGCCATCGCCGCCGCCCGGGAGGTCGCCCCGCACCTGCCGCTGTGGATCTCGGTGACGATCGTCGACCTGTCCGGCCGCACGCTGTCCGGGCAGACCGTCGAGGCGTTCTGGAGCGCGGTTGAGCACGCCGACCCGCTGGTGGTCGGTGTCAACTGCTCGCTGGGCGCCGAGGAGATGCGCCCGCACGTCGGGCAGCTGGCGAAGCTGGCCGGCACCTACGTCGCCTGCCACCCGAATGCCGGGCTGCCCAACGCGTTCGGCGGCTACGACCAGACCCCCGCCGAGACCGCGCGCCTGCTCGGCGAGCTCGCCGGCACCGGCCTGGTCAATATCGTCGGTGGCTGCTGCGGCACCGGCCCCGAGCACATCGCCGAGATCGCCGAGGCGGTTGCCGGTGCGGCCCCGCGGGTGGTTCCGCCGCCCCGCGCGCACACCCGGTTCAGCGGGCTCGAGCCGTTCGACCTCGGCGCGGACACCGGGTTCGTGATGATCGGCGAGCGCACCAACGTCACCGGCTCGGCGAAGTTCCGGCGGCTCGTGGAATCCGGTGACTACCAGGCCGCGGTGGACGTCGCGCTGGACCAGGTCCGCGGCGGCGCCAACCTGCTCGACGTGAACATGGACGCCGACCTGCTCGACTCGGAGCGGGCGATGACCACGTTCCTCAACCTCATCGCCACCGAACCCGAGGTCGCCCGCATCCCGATCATGATCGACAGCTCGCGGTGGAGCGTGCTGGAGGCCGGGCTCAAGTGCGTGCAGGGCAAGGGGGTGGTCAACTCGATCAGCCTCAAGGAGGGCGAGGAGCAGTTCCTGCAGCAGGCCCGCCGGATCCGCGACTACGGCGCCGGTGTCGTCGTGATGGCGTTCGACGAGCAGGGTCAGGCCGACACCTGCGCGCGCAAGGTGGAGATCTGCGGCCGCGCCTACGACCTGCTCACCCGCGTGGCCGGCTTCCCGCCCGAAGACATCATCTTCGACCCCAACGTGCTGGCCGTCGCCACCGGCATCGCCGAGCACAACGGCTACGCCAAGGCGTTCATCGACGCGCTGCCGCTGATCAAGCAGCGCTGCCCGGGGGCGCGCACCAGCGGCGGCATCTCGAACCTGTCGTTCTCCTTCCGCGGCAACGACGTGGTGCGCGAGGCCATGCACTCGGCGTTCCTGTTCCACGCCGTGCGGGCGGGACTGGACATGGGCATCGTCAACGCCGGTCAGCTCACCGTCTACGAGGACATCCCGGCCGAGTTGCTGGAGCTGGTCGAGGACGTGTTGTTCGACCGCCACCCGGACGCCACCGACCGGCTGGTCTCCTACGCCGAGACCGTCCGCGGCCAGGGCCGCAAGCGTGTGGTGGACCTGTCCTGGCGCGAGGCGCCGGTGGCCGAGCGGCTGCGGCACGCGCTGGTGCACGGCATCGTCGACCACATCGAGGACGACACCGAAGAAGCGCGGCAGAGCTTCGCCCGTCCGCTCGAGGTCATCGAGGGCCCGCTGATGGACGGCATGAAGACGGTCGGCGACCTGTTCGGCGCCGGCAAGATGTTCCTGCCGCAGGTGGTCAAGAGCGCGCGGGTGATGAAGCGGTCCGTCGCCTACCTGGAGCCGTTCATGGCGGCGGAGAAGGAGCAGCTGCGGGCCGCGGGGCAGGTCCAGGCCGAGCGCGGCCAGGGCAGGATCGTGCTCGCCACCGTGAAGGGCGACGTGCACGACATCGGCAAGAACATCGTCGGTGTCGTGCTGGGCTGCAACAACTACGAGGTGATCGACCTCGGCGTGATGGTGCCGGCGGCGAAGATCCTGGACACCGCGGTTGCCGAGAACGCCGACGCGATCGGCCTGTCCGGGCTGATCACGCCGTCGCTGGACGAGATGGTCACGGTCGCCGCGGAGATGCAGCGGCGTGGTCTGAAGATCCCGCTGCTGATCGGCGGTGCGACCACCTCGCGCCAGCACACCGCGGTGCGGATCGCCCCGGCCTACGACCACACCACGGTGCACGTGCTGGATGCCTCCCGGGTCGTCGGGGTGGTGTCGGACCTGCTCGACCCGGACCGCGCGACCGCGCTGGACCAGGCCAACCGCGCGGAGCAGGAGCGGCTGCGTGAGCAGCACGCCGGCAAGCAGCGCCGCCCGATGCTGACGCTGGAGCAGGCGCGCGCGAACCCGGAGCGGGTGTCCTTCGACGAGCTGCCGGTGCCGTCGTTCACCGGCGTGCGGACCGTCGAGCCCGGCCTGCCCGCGCTGCGGGACATGATCGACTGGCAGTTCCTGTTCCTGGCCTGGGAGCTGAAGGGGAAGTACCCGGCGATCCTGGAGCAACCGGTCGCGCGTGAGCTCTTCGACGACGCGAACGCGTTGCTGGACCAGATCATCACGGACGGCAGCCTGACCGCCCGCGGCGCCTACGGGTTCTGGCCCGCGCACCGCGAGGGCGACGACATCGTGCTCGAGCGCGGGGTGCGGTTCCCGATGCTGCGCCAGCAGACGTCCAAACCGCAGGGGCGCGCGAACCGGTGCCTGGCCGACTACATCGCGCCGGCCGGGGACCACCTGGGCGGGTTCGCGGTGACCGTGCACGGCGCGGAGGAGCTGGCCCGCCACTACGAGTCCCGCCACGACGACTACCGCGCGATCATGGTCAAGGCGCTGGCCGACCGGCTGGCCGAGTCCTTCGCCGAGTACCTCCACCTGCAGGCCCGGCGGGAGTGGTTCGAGCCGGACGCGCAGCCGTCGCTCGCGGACCTGCACGCCGAGCGGTTCCGCGGGATCCGCCCGGCGCTCGGGTACCCGGCGAGCCCCGACCACAGCCAGAAGCGGGAGCTGTTCGACCTGCTCGGGGCGGCGCGGCTGGGGCTGGGCCTGACCGAGTCGTTCGCGATGACGCCCGCGGCGAGCGTGAGCGGGCTGATCTTCGCGCACCCGGCGTCGCGGTACTTCACCGTCGGCCGGCTGGGCCGCGACCAGGTGCGCGACTACGCCGCGCGGCGTGGCGTGCCGCAGGCGGAGATCGAAAAGTGGCTGCGCCCCAACCTGGACTACGACCCCGCGGACTGA
- a CDS encoding DUF6292 family protein: MHLEYEHAAASGLRRYVNTVAQELGCSGEAYYAHVDPAPAYAYIALDDRLSDHPGEDTALVWNENDGWAVAIEVTAGHELTVVRYFGRELLPPPPDVARFVEDVFAGRAPEAGPAGTTDAAAVRQHLATYAIPYQERVTARPGRPAEQARRRPTS, from the coding sequence ATGCACCTGGAATACGAGCACGCGGCGGCCTCCGGGCTCCGCCGTTACGTCAACACGGTCGCCCAGGAGCTGGGTTGCAGCGGCGAGGCCTATTACGCGCACGTGGACCCGGCACCGGCCTACGCCTACATCGCGCTGGACGACCGGCTGTCCGACCATCCCGGCGAGGACACGGCGCTGGTGTGGAACGAGAACGACGGCTGGGCGGTCGCGATCGAGGTGACCGCGGGACACGAGCTGACCGTGGTGCGCTACTTCGGGCGTGAGCTGCTGCCCCCGCCGCCCGACGTGGCCCGGTTCGTGGAGGACGTGTTCGCGGGCCGTGCCCCGGAGGCGGGGCCGGCGGGCACGACCGACGCTGCCGCCGTGCGTCAGCACCTGGCCACCTACGCGATCCCGTACCAGGAACGGGTGACCGCCCGTCCGGGTCGGCCGGCCGAACAGGCCCGCCGGCGCCCGACGAGCTGA
- a CDS encoding sigma-70 family RNA polymerase sigma factor, translated as MAGDTDADAELIGAVRGGDLAAYDTLFRRHLPAARRVAAMLWRDRAEVDDLVAESFLRVFAAIRDGAGPADRFRPYLLVTLRNLAMDWGRRRERCDPWAATGDDGAPGVEEIVIDRLTGEVARSAFETLPARWRYVLWHTEMLGTGPGKLAGELGMTANGVAALAVRAREGLRQAFLQAHVPAARTEECRTVRRRLAAWTRGKVTARQRQAVSAHLARCPKCQRIAAALETVNGGLPALVPLLGRLLGGGPAVPAGEAASVAAGGGAPAASAVWGGASAALSKVAAAATLAAVAAVAGPVVTAEPPPGTAAAAPVVARTPAVPAAPAAPARRGPGAQRPTGAQPETGGIAPVEGTAGQRTTTNPGPAAADGPPGGTDPGAGANGHRRGRGNGAGTGDFTTEADRGDAADAPGRYHRPAAGTPPDANGKAGGRGAGKPVGAGKNDFTTKADRDGAADGPGRHHRPASTTAADDSGTGSDAANAGAVAHGKGDGATKPGTLGHGAGHRAADAPARRSPDLGTGSAAAGAAAPGR; from the coding sequence ATGGCGGGGGACACGGACGCCGATGCCGAGCTGATCGGGGCGGTCCGCGGCGGCGATCTGGCTGCGTACGACACGCTCTTCCGGCGGCACCTGCCGGCCGCGCGCCGGGTGGCGGCGATGCTGTGGCGGGACCGGGCCGAGGTCGACGACCTGGTGGCTGAATCGTTCCTGCGGGTGTTCGCGGCGATCCGGGACGGGGCCGGCCCGGCCGACCGGTTCCGCCCGTACCTGCTGGTGACGTTGCGGAACCTGGCGATGGACTGGGGGCGCCGCCGCGAGCGGTGCGACCCGTGGGCCGCGACCGGCGACGACGGCGCGCCCGGGGTCGAGGAGATCGTTATCGACCGGCTGACCGGCGAGGTCGCGCGGTCGGCGTTCGAGACGCTGCCCGCGCGCTGGCGGTACGTGTTGTGGCACACCGAGATGCTCGGCACCGGGCCGGGGAAGCTCGCCGGCGAGCTCGGGATGACGGCCAACGGGGTCGCCGCGCTCGCGGTACGGGCGCGCGAGGGGTTGCGGCAGGCGTTCCTGCAGGCCCACGTGCCCGCCGCGCGCACCGAGGAGTGCCGCACCGTCCGGCGGCGGCTGGCGGCGTGGACCCGGGGCAAGGTCACCGCGCGGCAGCGGCAGGCGGTGTCGGCGCACCTCGCGCGGTGCCCGAAGTGCCAGCGGATCGCCGCCGCGCTGGAGACGGTCAACGGCGGGCTGCCGGCGCTGGTCCCGCTGCTGGGACGGTTGCTCGGCGGCGGGCCGGCCGTACCCGCCGGGGAAGCCGCCTCGGTCGCGGCCGGTGGTGGCGCTCCCGCCGCGTCCGCGGTGTGGGGCGGGGCGTCCGCGGCGCTGTCGAAGGTCGCGGCGGCGGCGACGCTCGCCGCGGTGGCGGCGGTGGCCGGGCCGGTGGTGACCGCGGAGCCGCCGCCCGGAACCGCGGCAGCAGCGCCGGTCGTGGCCAGGACGCCGGCGGTGCCCGCCGCCCCGGCTGCCCCGGCGCGGCGCGGACCCGGCGCCCAGCGGCCCACCGGAGCACAGCCGGAAACCGGCGGTATCGCGCCGGTCGAGGGCACCGCCGGACAGCGCACCACGACCAACCCCGGCCCGGCCGCGGCCGACGGCCCGCCCGGCGGCACGGACCCCGGCGCCGGCGCGAACGGCCATCGCCGCGGGCGCGGCAACGGGGCCGGGACGGGTGACTTCACCACCGAGGCCGATCGCGGTGACGCCGCCGATGCGCCGGGCCGGTACCACCGCCCAGCCGCGGGGACACCCCCGGACGCCAACGGCAAGGCCGGTGGCCGCGGTGCCGGAAAGCCCGTGGGTGCAGGGAAAAACGACTTCACCACCAAGGCCGATCGCGATGGCGCCGCCGATGGTCCGGGCCGGCACCACCGCCCAGCGTCGACGACGGCCGCGGATGACTCCGGCACCGGTTCCGACGCGGCGAATGCCGGTGCAGTTGCGCACGGCAAGGGAGATGGCGCCACGAAGCCCGGCACGCTCGGGCACGGTGCGGGCCACCGCGCCGCGGACGCCCCGGCGAGGCGTAGCCCTGACCTGGGCACCGGTAGTGCCGCCGCCGGAGCGGCTGCGCCGGGGCGGTAG
- a CDS encoding ROK family protein, with protein sequence MTVPGPQTSARQSSLRARNLALVARTVCASARPLSRADVAAATSMTRTTATRLADELVAAGVLAEIEPDGGGRRGRPATPLVPGSRLAALGLQVNAGFLAVRVIDLRGRVVAESLEYADLVGSDPARALARLGTLAARVLGGLPGELRLVGAGLALPGIVAAADGALLRAPNLGWSGVRPADLLAPAAVAGLPLRAGNEANLAARTVAEVAPGRPGPFADFVYLSGEIGIGGAAVVGGAVMAGQHGWAGEIGHVCVDPAGPACRCGSTGCLETYAGRDALLAAAGLPPASTPAHLAELAAAGDARARAAVTAAAHALGVALAGVINVLDIPTVVLGGHLAQVADLLRPELAARLRARVLSARWTAPAIHAAPDNSAPGATGAAYHELAAVLADPVRWLG encoded by the coding sequence GTGACCGTCCCCGGCCCGCAGACCAGCGCACGTCAGTCGAGCCTGCGGGCGAGAAACCTGGCACTGGTGGCGCGCACCGTGTGCGCGTCGGCCCGGCCGCTGTCGCGCGCGGACGTGGCGGCGGCGACCTCGATGACCCGCACCACGGCGACGCGGCTGGCCGACGAACTGGTGGCGGCGGGGGTGCTCGCCGAGATCGAACCGGACGGCGGCGGCCGGCGCGGCCGTCCGGCCACTCCCCTGGTGCCCGGGTCCCGGCTCGCCGCGCTGGGATTGCAGGTCAACGCCGGGTTCCTCGCGGTGCGGGTGATCGACCTGCGGGGCCGGGTGGTCGCCGAGTCGCTGGAGTACGCCGACCTGGTGGGAAGCGACCCGGCGCGCGCACTGGCCCGGCTGGGCACGCTGGCGGCGCGGGTCCTCGGCGGGCTGCCCGGCGAGCTGCGGCTGGTCGGCGCGGGCCTCGCCCTGCCCGGAATCGTCGCCGCGGCGGACGGCGCCCTGCTGCGCGCCCCGAACCTCGGGTGGTCCGGCGTGCGCCCGGCGGATCTGCTGGCCCCGGCCGCGGTGGCGGGACTGCCGTTGCGTGCGGGCAACGAGGCGAACCTCGCCGCCCGCACGGTCGCCGAGGTCGCCCCCGGGCGCCCCGGGCCGTTCGCCGACTTCGTGTACCTCTCCGGTGAGATCGGCATCGGCGGCGCGGCGGTGGTGGGTGGTGCGGTGATGGCGGGGCAGCACGGGTGGGCCGGCGAGATCGGGCACGTGTGCGTCGACCCGGCGGGCCCGGCGTGCCGGTGCGGGTCGACCGGCTGCCTGGAAACCTACGCGGGCCGGGACGCGCTGCTCGCCGCCGCCGGTTTGCCGCCCGCCTCCACCCCGGCGCACCTCGCGGAGCTGGCCGCGGCGGGCGACGCCCGGGCACGCGCGGCGGTGACGGCGGCGGCCCATGCGCTGGGAGTGGCGCTGGCCGGGGTGATCAACGTGCTGGACATCCCGACGGTGGTGCTCGGCGGGCACCTCGCACAGGTCGCCGACCTGTTGCGACCGGAACTGGCGGCCCGGCTGCGCGCGCGGGTGCTGTCCGCCAGGTGGACCGCGCCGGCGATCCACGCGGCGCCGGACAACTCCGCTCCGGGCGCGACCGGCGCCGCCTACCACGAACTGGCGGCGGTCCTGGCCGACCCGGTCCGCTGGCTCGGCTGA